Proteins encoded in a region of the Paenibacillus pedocola genome:
- a CDS encoding LysR family transcriptional regulator: MDIRQLKYFLAIAEEGQITSAARKLQMAQPPLSQQLRLLEEELGVKLVERGPRSVQLTDAGVILRGRAQQILELADSTTREINDFVNGLQGTLSIGTVSSSAATLLQDRLLEFHKMYAGVKFEIHEGNTYTIIDLLNKGIIEVGIVRTPFNSTSLECVYAAAEPMIAVMTAEYDWSSGETSIDIGELKSRPLIIYRRFEQLIRETCLEHGFNPDVFCMNDDARTTLLWANAGLGIGIIPRSALGLASNSNLVSKEIRSDTLNTRVAAVWMKDKYLSSLASKFIESFQT, translated from the coding sequence ATGGATATCAGACAGCTCAAATACTTTTTGGCTATTGCCGAAGAAGGACAAATCACTTCGGCGGCAAGGAAGCTGCAAATGGCCCAGCCGCCGCTCAGCCAGCAGCTGAGGCTGCTGGAGGAAGAGCTCGGCGTGAAGCTCGTGGAGCGCGGCCCGCGTAGTGTACAGCTCACCGATGCCGGGGTGATCCTGCGCGGCCGGGCACAGCAGATCCTGGAGCTGGCAGACTCGACCACGCGGGAAATCAATGATTTCGTCAATGGGCTGCAGGGAACGCTCTCGATCGGAACCGTCTCCTCTTCTGCCGCCACCCTGCTGCAGGACCGGCTCCTGGAATTCCATAAAATGTATGCCGGAGTCAAATTTGAAATCCATGAAGGCAATACGTATACGATTATCGACCTGCTGAATAAAGGAATCATTGAAGTCGGCATTGTCCGCACCCCGTTCAACAGCACCAGCCTCGAATGCGTGTATGCAGCGGCTGAACCTATGATTGCCGTGATGACTGCTGAATATGACTGGAGCAGCGGGGAAACCTCCATTGATATTGGCGAACTGAAGAGCAGACCGCTAATCATCTACCGCCGCTTTGAGCAGCTGATCCGCGAAACCTGCCTGGAGCATGGCTTCAATCCCGATGTGTTCTGCATGAACGATGATGCCCGCACTACCCTGCTCTGGGCCAACGCCGGGCTTGGCATCGGCATCATTCCCAGATCGGCGCTCGGCCTGGCGAGCAACAGCAACCTGGTATCCAAAGAGATTCGAAGCGATACGCTGAATACCCGCGTAGCCGCTGTCTGGATGAAAGACAAGTATTTGTCGTCTCTCGCCTCCAAGTTCATTGAGAGCTTTCAGACATAG
- the fosM gene encoding FosM family fosfomycin resistance protein gives MSIKGFNHFLFSVSDLENSIAFYKNVFDAKLLVKGRSTAYFDLNGMWLALNEEKDVPRNEISQSYTHIAFSIDEAALDKMYEKLKKMNVHILSGRPRDVKDKQSIYFTDPDGHKFEFHTGTLQDRLDYYKQEKTHMEFFDS, from the coding sequence GTGTCGATAAAAGGGTTTAATCATTTTTTATTTTCAGTTTCCGATTTGGAAAACTCCATTGCGTTTTACAAGAATGTATTTGACGCAAAATTGTTAGTGAAAGGCAGAAGCACAGCCTATTTTGATCTAAACGGAATGTGGCTTGCACTCAATGAGGAAAAAGATGTCCCGCGTAATGAAATAAGCCAATCCTACACACATATTGCTTTTTCAATTGATGAAGCAGCATTGGATAAAATGTATGAGAAGCTCAAAAAAATGAATGTACACATCTTATCCGGTCGTCCTAGAGATGTAAAAGACAAGCAGTCCATTTATTTTACAGACCCGGACGGTCATAAATTTGAGTTTCATACAGGGACTCTCCAAGATAGACTAGATTACTATAAACAGGAGAAGACACATATGGAGTTTTTTGATTCATAA